The Erythrolamprus reginae isolate rEryReg1 chromosome 3, rEryReg1.hap1, whole genome shotgun sequence genome contains a region encoding:
- the IRX1 gene encoding iroquois-class homeodomain protein IRX-1, with translation MSFPQLGYPQYLSASQAVYGGSDRPGVLAAAAAAAAAAAASGRPGGAELSSGSTAAVTSVLGMYAAAAAAGPYSTANYSAFLPYTADLTLFSQMGSQYELKDNPGVHPATFAAHTTPGYYPYGQFQYGDPGRPKNATRESTSTLKAWLNEHRKNPYPTKGEKIMLAIITKMTLTQVSTWFANARRRLKKENKVTWGSRSKDQDDGNLFGSDNEGDPEKNEDDEEIDLESIDIDKIDENDGEQSNEEEEEKLELLRQRREDVHLEKNKILPMPGTEGLKPKETLPLGKEASDNPTRILSPNRQNPLQGPMHNKPKIWSLAETATSPDGALSKPTPPSPPAQVNHTSSQLQHPAFLPSHGLYTCQIGKFHNWTNGAFLAQSSLLNVRSFLGVSHHQAAHHNHHLQAQQQPSVLTALSTEKPSERTSPKHIERENVARTDSPPQQLKSPFQPVRDNSLTQQEGTS, from the exons ATGTCCTTCCCGCAGCTGGGCTACCCGCAGTACCTGAGCGCCAGCCAGGCCGTCTACGGCGGCAGCGACCGCCCCGGGGTTCtggccgccgctgccgccgccgcagcagcagcagccgcctcgGGCCGTCCGGGAGGTGCTGAGCTGAGTAGCGGCTCCACCGCCGCCGTCACCTCGGTGCTGGGCATgtacgccgccgccgccgccgccggacCCTACAGCACGGCCAACTACAGCGCCTTCCTACCCTACACCGCCGACCTGACCCTCTTCTCGCAGATG GGTTCCCAGTATGAACTGAAGGACAACCCTGGGGTCCACCCTGCTACCTTTGCTGCCCACACCACTCCTGGTTATTATCCTTATGGGCAATTCCAGTATGGGGACCCAGGAAGACCTAAGAATGCCACCCGAGAGAGCACCAGCACCTTAAAAGCCTGGCTGAATGAGCACCGCAAGAACCCCTACCCAACCAAGGGCGAGAAGATCATGTTGGCCATCATCACTAAGATGACTCTCACGCAGGTCTCCACCTGGTTTGCCAACGCCAGGAGGAGGCTGAAGAAGGAGAACAAGGTCACCTGGGGATCCCGGAGCAAAGATCAAGACGACGGCAACCTCTTTGGCAGCGACAACGAGGGGGACCCTGAGaaaaatgaagatgatgaagAGATTGACCTGGAGAGTATTGACATTGACAAAATCGACGAGAATGACGGAGAGCAGAGCaacgaggaagaggaagagaaactcGAGCTCTTGAGGCAAAGGAGAGAAGATGTCCATTTGGAGAAAAATAAGATCTTGCCAATGCCAGGCACTGAAGGACTGAAACCCAAGGAAACCTTGCCATTGGGCAAGGAGGCCTCAGACAACCCTACTCGGATCTTAAGTCCCAACAGACAAAACCCCCTGCAAGGCCCAATGCACAACAAGCCCAAGATCTGGTCTTTGGCAGAGACAGCAACTAGTCCAGATGGGGCCCTCAGCAAGCCAACTCCTCCTTCACCTCCTGCCCAAGTGAACCACACTTCCTCCCAGCTCCAGCACCCAGCTTTCCTTCCCAGCCATGGACTTTACACCTGCCAGATTGGCAAGTTTCACAACTGGACAAATGGGGCATTTCTCGCCCAAAGCTCCTTGCTAAACGTGAGGTCCTTCTTGGGAGTTAGCCACCACCAAGCTGCCCATCACAACCACCACCTTCAAGCCCAGCAGCAACCTTCGGTGTTAACGGCACTCAGCACTGAAAAGCCTTCTGAGAGGACCAGCCCCAAACACATAG AAAGAGAAAATGTAGCAAGAACCGACTCTCCGcctcagcagttaaaatctcccTTTCAGCCTGTCCGGGACAA CTCTTTGACTCAGCAAGAGGGAACATCGTGA